The following are encoded in a window of Rosa chinensis cultivar Old Blush chromosome 4, RchiOBHm-V2, whole genome shotgun sequence genomic DNA:
- the LOC112196005 gene encoding RNA-binding protein 25 isoform X2, whose translation MLRPGFPSRPLGGIALLPSVQRAPMLGIPGVRPVMPPVVRPAVPSVTPAEKPQTTVYVGKIAPTVNNDFMLYLLQLCGPVKSWKRAQDPTDGTPRGFGFCDFESAEGVLRALRLLSKFNIDGQELVLNVNQATREYLERFVEKKTENSKKLKDTQAEGDEKEGESNVDKTAVPNSVVDSKAEDSNTGNKESNTTNFGIVTDEDKEADRVAMEKLTSLIEERLKTNPLPPPPPLAPGDRTGNSISELPAKARDGDLDVDITRNDASEEKNDEETTSDNKVESEQDRPETSSPERSRKPDKSRERDRERDVKQEKEREIERYERETERERIRKEREQRRRIEDAERKFEECLKDWEYREREKQKQRQYEKEREKERERKRKKDIINEEDDEEEDSRKRWRRNVWEEKRKRRQREKEDDLADRLREEEEIAEANRRADQEKQLQQLRDALKASSDHLVDGREMADLAEESFVESKDMAIKQDNETGSGPENHIGDGTLQNGNTGDESANTSEPQQSGSAPAKKLGFGLVGSGKRTSVPSVFNEEDDDAHKDKKMRPLVPIDYSTEELQAVEPVASGQAPPNLAAAAEFAKRISNVGSKEEKHDAEKERNRRANDRSSQRDRDRNDDDTNRTRDENKEKTVDRDTDREHGRDKPRTTDNKKLLDAKQLIDMIPRTKEELFSYEINWAIYEKHALHERMKPWISKKITEFLGEEETTLVDYIVSSTQEHVGAERMLQLLQSILDEEAEMFVLKMWRMLIFEIKKVETGLPSKTRS comes from the exons GGCCAGCTGTTCCTAGTGTTACTCCAGCTGAGAAACCACAAACAACCGTCTATGTTGGCAAGATAGCCCCGACAGTAAACAATGATTTTATGTTATATCTCCTTCAG TTATGTGGACCTGTCAAGAGTTGGAAGCGTGCTCAAGATCCCACAGATGGGACTCCTAGAGGCTTTGGATTTTGTGATTTTGAATCTGCTGAAGGGGTTCTTCGTGCATTACGCCTTCTGAGTAAATTCAACATCGATGGGCAGGAGCTGGTG TTAAAtgtaaatcaagcaacaagagaGTATCTAGAGCGGTTTGttgaaaagaaaactgaaaattcAAAGAAGCTGAAAGACACTCAAGCTGAGGGAGATGAGAAAGAGGGTGAGAGTAACGTTGATAAGACTGCAGTTCCAAATTCTGTTGTGGATTCGAAGGCGGAGGATAGTAATACGGGGAACAAAGAAAGCAACACTACGAACTTTGGGATTGTGACCGATGAAGACAAGGAAGCTGACAGGGTGGCCATGGAGAAGCTTACAAGCTTGATAGAGGAGAGATTAAAAACAAATCCTCTGCCTCCACCGCCTCCACTTGCTCCTGGTGATCGTACTGGGAATTCAATCTCAGAGCTTCCAGCTAAGGCAAGGGATGGAGACCTTGATGTGGATATAACAAGAAATG atgcttctgaagaaaaaaatgatgaagagACAACTAGTGACAACAAAGTTGAAAGTGAGCAGGATAGGCCTGAAACAAGCTCACCTGAGAGGAGTAGAAAGCCTGATAAAAGTAGAGAAAGAGACAGAGAGCGAGATGTGAAACAGGAAAAGGAGCGTGAGATTGAAAGATATGAAAGAGAAACAGAGCGAGAACGGataaggaaggagagagagcagAGGAGGAGAATTGAGGACGCAGAACGCAAGTTTGAAGAATGTCTCAAAGATTGGGAGTATAGGGAAAGGGAGAAACAGAAACAGCGGCAATATGAAAAGGAGAGGGAGAAAGAACGGGAACGGAAACGGAAGAAAGATATAAttaatgaagaagatgatgaggaagaagattcTAGAAAAAGGTGGCGCAGGAATGTGTgggaggagaagaggaagaggagacaGAGGGAGAAGGAAGATGACTTGGCTGACAGATtaagagaagaggaagaaattgCTGAGGCCAACAGGAGGGCTGATCAGGAAAAGCAGCTCCAGCAACTGAGAGATGCACTGAAGGCTTCATCTGACCATTTAGTGGATGGAAGAGAAATGGCAGATTTGGCTGAAGAATCCTTTGTGGAATCGAAAGATATGGCCATTAAACAGGACAATGAGACTGGTTCTGGTCCTGAGAACCATATAG GTGATGGGACTCTACAAAATGGTAACACTGGGGATGAATCAGCCAATACATCAGAACCCCAGCAGAGTGGGAGTGCCCCAGCCAAAAAGTTGGGTTTTGGTTTAGTTGGCTCTGGGAAACGTACTTCTGTTCCTTCTGTTTTCAacgaggaggatgatgatgcaCACAAGGACAAAAAGATGAGGCCTCTGGTCCCTATTGACTATTCAACTGAAGAACTACAGGCTGTCGAACCGGTTGCTTCTGGGCAAGCGCCACCAAATTTGGCTGCAGCTGCAGAATTTGCAAAGCGAATATCAAATGTTGGTTCTAAAGAAGAGAAGCACGATGCAGAGAAGGAGAGAAATAGACGTGCCAATGATAGGTCGAGTCAACGGGACAGGGATAGGAATGATGATGACACTAACCGCACTAGAGATGAGAACAAGGAGAAGACTGTTGACCGTGATACAGACCGGGAACATGGGCGGGATAAACCGAGGACAACAGATAATAAGAAGCTTTTGGACGCAAAACAACTGATTGATATGATTCCAAGGACCAAAGAGGAGTTATTCTCATATGAAATAAATTGGGCTATTTATGAAAAG CATGCACTTCATGAGAGAATGAAACCATGGATTTCAAAGAAGATTACAGAGTTTCTTGGAGAGGAAGAAACCACACTGGTAGATTATATTGTATCTAGTACTCAAGAACATGTGGGAGCAGAACGCATGCTACAGCTGCTTCAATCCATTTTAGACGAGGAAGCTGAAATGTTTGTTCTCAAGATGTGGAGGATGCTCATCTTTGAAATTAAGAAGGTAGAGACAGGCTTACCTTCAAAAACAAGATCATGA